In one Methylobacterium sp. SyP6R genomic region, the following are encoded:
- the tkt gene encoding transketolase, translating to MSAADTKPKAGTSEIDQRSIDTIRTLTIDAVQKANSGHAGAPMGLAPVAFTLWNHYLRYDPANPHWPNRDRFVLSVGHASMLLYSLLHLAEVAEKDGANAPAVSLEDLKKFRQLDSRTPGHPEYHFTTGVEVTTGPLGQGVANSVGMAMGGRFLGERLAYGDRPLFDYNVYAMCSDGDLMEGVSAEAASIAGHLRLSNLCWIYDNNTITIEGHTDLAFSEEVAARFLAYGWQVLRVADANDTVAVSHALETFLQSGDRPTLIIVNSVIGYGAPTKQGTPKAHSDALGPDEVKGAKRAYGWPEDAQFLVPDGVYDNFRQGIGARGKALREEWLALVEEVKAGDAGLAKDLATYLAGGLPEDWDADIPVFPADAKGLATRESSGKVLNAIANRVPWLLGGSADLAPSNKTKLESPEAGTLGPFTPGGRNIHFGVREHAMGSIVNGLGLVGLRAYGATFLVFSDYMRPPIRLAALMELPVFHVFTHDSIGVGEDGPTHQPVEHLLALRAIPGLVTFRPADANEVAEAYRVIMQLKHQPAVLALSRQPLPTVDRDKYAPASGTAKGAYVLAGADEAKPDVILIGTGSEVQLCLGAYETLKAEGVKARVVSMPSWDLFEQQDEAYRNSVLPPEVTARVAVEQGSVIGWDRYTGSAGTILGMHTFGSSAPIKDLQTKFGFTPEKVLEAARAQLKKKG from the coding sequence ATGAGCGCAGCCGACACCAAGCCGAAGGCCGGCACCAGCGAGATCGACCAGCGCAGCATCGACACGATCCGCACGCTGACGATCGATGCCGTGCAGAAGGCCAATTCGGGCCATGCCGGCGCGCCGATGGGCCTGGCTCCCGTCGCCTTCACCCTGTGGAACCACTATCTCCGCTACGACCCGGCGAACCCGCACTGGCCGAACCGCGACCGCTTCGTGCTCTCGGTCGGCCACGCATCGATGCTGCTCTACAGCCTCCTCCACCTCGCCGAGGTGGCGGAGAAGGACGGGGCCAACGCCCCGGCGGTGAGCCTGGAGGACCTCAAGAAGTTCCGCCAGCTCGACAGCCGCACCCCGGGCCATCCGGAATACCACTTCACCACCGGCGTCGAGGTCACCACCGGGCCGCTCGGCCAGGGCGTGGCGAACTCGGTCGGCATGGCGATGGGCGGCCGCTTCCTCGGCGAGCGCCTGGCCTACGGCGACCGGCCGCTCTTCGACTACAACGTCTATGCGATGTGCAGCGACGGCGACCTGATGGAGGGCGTCTCGGCCGAGGCCGCCTCGATCGCCGGGCACCTGCGCCTGTCGAACCTGTGCTGGATCTACGACAACAACACCATCACCATCGAGGGCCATACCGACCTCGCCTTCAGCGAGGAGGTCGCCGCCCGCTTCCTGGCCTATGGCTGGCAGGTGCTGCGCGTCGCCGACGCCAACGACACCGTGGCGGTGTCGCACGCCCTTGAGACCTTCCTGCAATCGGGCGACCGCCCGACGCTCATCATCGTCAACTCGGTGATCGGCTACGGCGCGCCGACGAAGCAGGGCACCCCGAAGGCGCACTCGGACGCGCTCGGCCCCGACGAGGTCAAGGGCGCCAAGCGCGCCTATGGCTGGCCGGAGGATGCGCAGTTCCTCGTGCCGGACGGCGTCTACGACAACTTCCGCCAAGGCATCGGCGCCCGCGGCAAGGCCCTGCGCGAGGAGTGGCTGGCGCTGGTCGAGGAGGTAAAGGCCGGGGATGCGGGCCTCGCCAAGGACCTCGCCACCTATCTCGCCGGCGGCCTGCCGGAGGATTGGGATGCCGACATCCCGGTCTTCCCCGCCGACGCCAAGGGGCTGGCCACCCGCGAATCGTCGGGCAAGGTGCTCAACGCCATCGCCAACCGGGTGCCGTGGCTGCTCGGCGGCTCTGCCGACCTCGCGCCCTCGAACAAGACCAAGCTCGAGAGCCCGGAGGCCGGCACCCTCGGGCCGTTCACGCCCGGCGGCCGCAACATCCATTTCGGCGTGCGCGAGCACGCGATGGGCTCGATCGTCAACGGCCTCGGGCTCGTGGGCCTGCGCGCCTACGGGGCGACCTTCCTGGTCTTCTCCGACTACATGCGCCCGCCGATCCGGCTCGCCGCCCTGATGGAGCTGCCGGTCTTCCACGTCTTCACCCACGATTCGATCGGGGTGGGCGAGGACGGGCCGACCCACCAGCCGGTCGAGCACCTGCTGGCGCTCCGCGCGATCCCCGGCCTCGTCACCTTCCGGCCGGCCGACGCCAACGAGGTGGCGGAGGCCTATCGCGTCATCATGCAGCTCAAGCACCAGCCGGCGGTGCTGGCGCTGAGCCGCCAGCCGCTGCCGACCGTCGACCGCGACAAGTACGCCCCGGCCTCGGGCACTGCCAAGGGCGCCTACGTGCTCGCCGGGGCCGACGAGGCGAAGCCCGACGTGATCCTGATCGGCACCGGCTCCGAGGTGCAGCTCTGCCTCGGTGCCTACGAGACCCTCAAGGCCGAGGGCGTGAAGGCCCGGGTGGTGTCGATGCCGTCCTGGGACCTGTTCGAGCAGCAGGACGAGGCCTACCGCAACAGCGTGCTGCCGCCCGAGGTGACGGCCCGCGTCGCGGTCGAGCAGGGCTCGGTGATCGGCTGGGACCGCTACACCGGCAGCGCCGGCACGATCCTGGGCATGCACACCTTCGGCTCCTCGGCGCCGATCAAGGATCTGCAGACCAAGTTTGGCTTCACGCCGGAGAAGGTGCTGGAGGCGGCGCGCGCCCAGCTGAAGAAGAAGGGCTGA
- a CDS encoding VOC family protein: MQQQISVITLGVSSLNRSRDFYVGGFGWAPIFENEEIIFYQMNGFVLGTWLNPGLDGDMRRVSGPTPSAFALAHNVENQSEVEPTIQRLIAAGGKLLREADEPPHSGFRGYLSDPDGHAWEIAWNPAWVIDERGLVTFGV; encoded by the coding sequence ATGCAGCAGCAGATTTCGGTGATCACGCTCGGCGTGTCGTCACTCAACCGATCCCGCGATTTCTATGTCGGAGGTTTCGGTTGGGCGCCGATCTTCGAGAACGAGGAGATCATCTTTTACCAGATGAACGGGTTCGTGCTCGGAACGTGGCTAAATCCCGGGCTGGATGGCGACATGCGGCGGGTGAGCGGACCAACCCCGAGCGCCTTCGCCCTTGCTCATAACGTCGAGAACCAAAGCGAAGTTGAGCCCACTATTCAACGGCTCATTGCGGCGGGTGGAAAGCTGCTGCGAGAAGCTGATGAGCCGCCACATAGTGGGTTCCGCGGATATCTGAGCGATCCTGATGGCCATGCCTGGGAGATAGCTTGGAACCCAGCATGGGTGATCGATGAGCGCGGACTAGTGACCTTTGGCGTCTGA
- a CDS encoding methyl-accepting chemotaxis protein: MRAFNDLKLIAKLALPAGLVLIVALGLVGLARDGLDAMGRTTREIVDIRTSRAVAALRVANAVEEAAIAQKSVIIEGDDAVRQALAKQHGAAEALAGAEAERLVALAEGDDERRQDEAARAGIADYLAFSAKVVANAQQGMTDVAFALSTQEDAGRRAKATAAIDARVQRTLAALAAARDAAEAAAAATKTRLTLLAGLGLVLAFSALAAIAVLGIARPLARMARAMNALAAGDLAVAVEGTGRRDEIGALARALQVFKDSAGEMRRLTERESERNAAAARRAALVDGLAQDFEAKVGDLSRDLAGAADTMEAAARAMAAGAEAGAGRTDAAAGVAQRTSGHVQAVAAASGQMTAAIQEIVQQVARTSRMAGQAVEDARRTDATVGALAQAAERIDRVVAVIAGIAGQTNLLALNATIEAIQAATRAAVADIQRIGRVIGEMSASAASVAVAMEEQGAATREIARSVGEAAEGTGHVTETLGALRREAGETGETAGQVLDAALVLARHSDGLTREVGGFLAAVKAA, translated from the coding sequence ATGCGCGCCTTCAACGATCTCAAGCTCATCGCCAAGCTGGCCCTGCCGGCGGGGCTGGTCCTCATCGTGGCCCTCGGGCTGGTCGGGCTCGCCCGGGACGGGCTCGACGCCATGGGGCGGACCACGCGCGAGATCGTCGACATCCGCACCAGCCGGGCGGTGGCGGCCCTGCGGGTGGCGAATGCCGTCGAGGAAGCGGCGATCGCCCAGAAGAGCGTCATCATCGAGGGCGACGACGCGGTGCGCCAGGCCCTCGCCAAGCAGCACGGGGCGGCGGAGGCGCTGGCCGGCGCGGAGGCCGAGCGGCTCGTCGCCCTCGCCGAGGGGGACGACGAGCGCCGGCAGGACGAGGCGGCCCGCGCCGGCATCGCCGACTACCTCGCCTTCTCGGCCAAGGTGGTGGCGAACGCCCAGCAGGGCATGACCGACGTCGCCTTCGCGCTCTCGACCCAGGAGGATGCCGGGCGGCGCGCCAAGGCGACCGCCGCCATCGATGCGCGGGTGCAGCGCACGCTCGCCGCGCTGGCGGCGGCCCGGGACGCGGCGGAGGCTGCCGCCGCCGCGACCAAGACGCGCCTGACGCTGCTGGCCGGGCTCGGCCTCGTCCTCGCCTTCTCGGCCCTCGCGGCCATCGCGGTCCTGGGCATCGCCCGGCCGCTCGCCCGGATGGCGCGGGCGATGAACGCGCTGGCGGCGGGCGACCTCGCGGTCGCGGTGGAGGGCACGGGGCGGCGGGACGAGATCGGCGCGCTCGCCCGGGCGCTTCAGGTCTTCAAGGATTCCGCCGGCGAGATGCGGCGCCTGACCGAGCGGGAGAGCGAGCGCAACGCGGCGGCCGCCCGGCGCGCCGCCCTGGTCGACGGCCTCGCGCAGGATTTCGAGGCCAAGGTCGGGGACCTCTCCCGCGACCTCGCCGGGGCCGCCGACACCATGGAGGCCGCCGCCCGGGCGATGGCGGCGGGAGCCGAGGCCGGGGCCGGGCGCACCGACGCGGCGGCCGGCGTGGCGCAGCGGACCTCCGGCCACGTCCAGGCCGTCGCGGCGGCGAGCGGGCAGATGACGGCCGCGATCCAGGAGATCGTGCAGCAGGTCGCCCGGACCTCGCGCATGGCCGGGCAGGCGGTGGAGGATGCCCGCCGCACCGACGCCACGGTGGGTGCGCTGGCGCAGGCCGCCGAGCGCATCGACCGGGTGGTCGCGGTCATCGCCGGCATCGCCGGCCAGACGAACCTCCTGGCGCTCAACGCCACCATCGAGGCGATCCAGGCCGCGACCCGGGCGGCCGTCGCCGACATCCAGCGCATCGGCCGGGTGATCGGCGAGATGTCGGCCTCCGCGGCGTCCGTCGCCGTCGCGATGGAGGAGCAGGGCGCGGCCACCCGGGAGATCGCCCGCAGCGTCGGCGAGGCGGCCGAAGGGACCGGCCACGTCACCGAGACCCTGGGCGCGCTGCGCCGGGAGGCCGGCGAAACCGGCGAGACCGCTGGCCAGGTCCTCGACGCCGCGCTCGTCCTCGCGCGCCACTCCGACGGCCTGACCCGCGAGGTCGGCGGGTTCCTGGCGGCGGTGAAGGCGGCGTGA
- a CDS encoding glycoside hydrolase family 15 protein — MALLIEDYALVGDGRSAALIGRDGSVDWLCWPRFDASACFAALLGTRADHGHWRIAPAAEATTTRCYRENTLVLETTHETAEGAVRVVDFMPVEDGTHLVRLVEGVRGRVAMRMDLVVRFDYGSAVPWVSRSENDDLRAIAGPNKLVLRTRAPLKGVGQTTVSDFTVEAGQSVAFVLSYGLSHEEDPPPIEPRRMLAGTTAWWRSWCQRCRGGTPWDAVLTRSLLTLKALIYRPTGGIVAAPTTSLPEQIGGVRNWDYRFCWLRDSTFTLLALMDAGYIDEARAWRDWLTRAVAGSPAQAHILYGIAGERLLPEIELDWLPGYEGSRPVRVGNAAAQQFQLDVYGELFDALFQAHQRGMLADESGVRVGRALLDHLERVWREPDEGIWEVRGGRKHFVHSKVMAWVAFDRAIRFYEDQVSQARPDDEPTAGDSEAVARWRGVRDEIHREVCEKGFDRDLNSFVQYYGAKDLDASLLLIAHMGFLPQDDPRVVGTVEAIGRDLMHEGFILRYDTSGQTTDGGSTDGLPAGEGAFLPCSFWYADNLIGLGRCDEARALIERLLALCNDVGLLAEEYDPVRKRQVGNFPQAFSHVALVNTLLNFSRATGPAKERGGDPDAAGHPGERPVMHPQAAESPAT; from the coding sequence ATGGCGTTGCTCATCGAGGATTACGCGCTCGTCGGCGACGGGCGTAGCGCGGCGCTGATCGGGCGCGACGGCAGCGTGGACTGGCTGTGCTGGCCGCGCTTCGACGCGTCGGCCTGTTTCGCGGCCCTGCTCGGCACCCGCGCGGATCACGGCCACTGGCGCATCGCGCCCGCCGCCGAGGCGACGACCACCCGTTGCTACCGCGAGAACACGCTGGTGCTCGAGACCACCCACGAGACCGCCGAGGGCGCGGTGCGGGTGGTCGACTTCATGCCGGTCGAGGACGGCACGCATCTCGTGCGCCTCGTCGAGGGCGTGCGCGGCCGGGTGGCGATGCGCATGGACCTGGTGGTGCGCTTCGATTACGGCTCCGCCGTCCCCTGGGTGTCGCGCAGCGAGAACGACGACCTGCGGGCCATCGCTGGGCCGAACAAGCTGGTGCTGCGCACCCGTGCCCCCCTCAAGGGCGTCGGCCAGACCACGGTGTCGGACTTCACCGTCGAGGCCGGGCAGAGCGTGGCCTTCGTGCTGAGCTACGGCCTCTCGCACGAGGAGGATCCGCCGCCGATCGAGCCGCGCCGGATGCTCGCCGGCACCACCGCCTGGTGGCGCTCCTGGTGCCAGCGCTGCCGCGGCGGCACGCCCTGGGACGCGGTGCTGACCCGCTCGCTCCTGACGCTCAAGGCGCTGATCTACCGGCCGACCGGCGGCATCGTGGCCGCCCCCACCACCTCGCTCCCCGAGCAGATCGGCGGCGTGCGCAACTGGGATTACCGGTTCTGCTGGCTGCGCGATTCCACCTTCACGCTGCTGGCCCTGATGGATGCGGGCTATATCGACGAGGCCCGGGCCTGGCGCGACTGGCTCACCCGCGCGGTGGCCGGCAGCCCGGCCCAGGCCCACATCCTCTACGGCATCGCCGGCGAGCGCCTGCTGCCCGAGATCGAGCTCGACTGGCTGCCCGGCTACGAGGGGTCGCGGCCGGTGCGGGTCGGCAACGCGGCGGCCCAGCAATTCCAGCTCGACGTCTACGGCGAGTTGTTCGACGCCCTGTTCCAGGCCCATCAGCGCGGCATGCTGGCCGATGAATCCGGCGTCCGGGTCGGCCGTGCGCTCCTCGATCACCTGGAGCGGGTCTGGCGCGAGCCCGACGAGGGCATCTGGGAGGTGCGCGGCGGGCGCAAGCACTTCGTCCACTCGAAGGTGATGGCCTGGGTCGCCTTCGACCGGGCGATCCGGTTCTACGAGGACCAGGTCTCCCAGGCCCGCCCCGACGACGAGCCGACGGCGGGCGATTCCGAGGCGGTCGCGCGCTGGCGCGGCGTGCGCGACGAGATCCACCGCGAGGTCTGCGAGAAGGGCTTCGACCGGGACCTCAACAGCTTCGTGCAGTATTACGGCGCGAAGGATCTCGACGCGAGCCTGTTGCTCATCGCCCATATGGGCTTCCTGCCCCAGGACGACCCGCGCGTCGTCGGCACCGTCGAGGCGATCGGCCGCGACCTGATGCACGAGGGCTTCATCCTGCGCTACGACACCAGCGGCCAGACCACCGACGGCGGTTCTACCGACGGCTTGCCCGCCGGCGAGGGCGCGTTCCTGCCGTGCAGCTTCTGGTACGCCGACAACCTGATCGGGCTCGGCCGCTGCGACGAGGCTCGCGCCCTGATCGAGCGCCTGCTCGCGCTCTGCAACGATGTCGGGCTGCTCGCCGAGGAGTACGACCCGGTGCGCAAGCGCCAGGTCGGCAATTTTCCGCAGGCGTTCAGCCATGTCGCGCTCGTCAACACGCTTCTGAACTTCAGTCGGGCGACCGGACCCGCTAAGGAGCGCGGCGGAGACCCGGACGCGGCGGGCCATCCGGGCGAGCGGCCCGTGATGCACCCGCAGGCGGCCGAAAGCCCTGCGACGTAG
- the der gene encoding ribosome biogenesis GTPase Der encodes MSMPIVAIVGRPNVGKSTLFNRLVGRKLALVDDRPGVTRDRREGEVRLGHLRFRILDTAGLEEAEADSLAGRMRAQTEAAIAEADAVLFVIDARAGLLPADQPFAELVRRADKPVILLANKAEGGAGMAGAYEAFALGLGDPVPLSAEHGEGMGDLLDALEAVLPEQDDDDDEEGGEGKPLKVAIVGRPNAGKSTLINRMLGEDRLLVGPEAGITRDSISLDWEWRGRRIKLHDTAGMRRRARIDDKLEKLAVSDGLRAVRFAEVVVVLLDATIPFEKQDLTIVDLVESEGRALVMGLNKWDLVADQPGLLKDLKEKATRLLPQVRGAPVVPLSGLAGEGIDRLMHAVTSTAEVWNRRISTAKINQWLSEATQANPPPAVSGRRVKIRYATQVKSRPPHFALFGNQLDALPKSYTRYLVNSLREAFELPGVPIRLSLRTSKNPFDKSE; translated from the coding sequence ATGTCGATGCCCATCGTCGCGATCGTCGGGCGTCCCAACGTCGGCAAGTCGACGCTGTTCAACCGTCTGGTGGGCCGCAAGCTCGCCCTCGTCGACGACCGGCCGGGCGTGACCCGCGACCGGCGCGAGGGCGAGGTGCGCCTCGGCCACCTGCGCTTCCGCATCCTCGACACCGCGGGGCTCGAGGAGGCCGAGGCCGATTCGCTCGCCGGCCGGATGCGCGCCCAGACCGAGGCCGCCATCGCCGAGGCCGACGCGGTCCTGTTCGTGATCGATGCCCGCGCCGGCCTGCTGCCGGCCGACCAGCCCTTCGCCGAACTGGTCCGCCGGGCCGACAAGCCCGTCATCCTGCTCGCCAACAAGGCCGAGGGCGGGGCCGGCATGGCCGGCGCCTACGAGGCCTTCGCGCTCGGCCTCGGTGATCCCGTCCCGCTCTCGGCCGAGCACGGCGAGGGCATGGGCGACCTCCTCGACGCGCTGGAAGCCGTGCTGCCGGAGCAGGACGACGACGATGACGAGGAAGGGGGCGAGGGCAAGCCGCTTAAGGTCGCGATCGTCGGCCGCCCGAATGCCGGCAAGTCGACGCTGATCAACCGGATGCTCGGCGAGGACCGGCTGCTCGTCGGCCCCGAGGCCGGCATCACCCGCGATTCGATCTCGCTCGACTGGGAGTGGCGCGGCCGGCGGATCAAGCTGCACGACACCGCCGGCATGCGCCGCCGCGCCCGGATCGACGACAAGCTGGAGAAGCTCGCGGTCTCGGACGGGTTGCGCGCCGTGCGCTTCGCCGAGGTCGTGGTGGTGCTCCTCGACGCCACGATCCCGTTCGAGAAGCAGGACCTGACCATCGTCGATCTCGTCGAGTCGGAGGGGCGCGCCCTCGTGATGGGTCTCAACAAGTGGGACCTCGTCGCCGACCAGCCGGGCCTCCTGAAGGACCTCAAGGAGAAGGCGACCCGCCTGCTGCCGCAGGTGCGCGGTGCCCCGGTGGTGCCGCTCTCGGGGCTGGCCGGCGAGGGCATCGACCGGCTGATGCACGCGGTCACCTCCACCGCCGAGGTGTGGAACCGCCGGATCTCGACCGCCAAGATCAACCAGTGGCTGAGCGAGGCGACGCAGGCCAATCCGCCCCCGGCCGTGTCCGGCCGGCGGGTCAAGATCCGCTACGCCACCCAGGTGAAGTCGCGCCCGCCGCACTTCGCCTTGTTCGGCAACCAGCTCGACGCGCTGCCGAAATCCTACACCCGCTACCTCGTCAACAGCCTGCGCGAGGCCTTCGAGCTGCCGGGCGTGCCGATCCGCCTGTCGCTCCGGACCTCGAAGAACCCGTTCGACAAGAGCGAGTAG
- a CDS encoding NnrU family protein has protein sequence MLLLIAGLVLFLGTHAFTMARSPRAALIARVGEGPYKIGYSVLALAGLVLLGYGYGQYRAHGMIEVWSPPVWTRHLALLLVLFAFISFVAAYLPGRIKTKAKHPMLLGVKIWATAHLLANGDLGSMILFGTILAWAVMARISAKRRDEVKPHGGPVVAQAGWRNDALAVVIGIAAWFVFARVLHPWLIGVAVWPGQA, from the coding sequence ATGCTCCTCCTGATCGCCGGCCTCGTGCTGTTCCTCGGCACCCACGCCTTCACGATGGCGCGCAGCCCCCGCGCCGCCCTGATCGCCCGGGTGGGGGAGGGCCCCTACAAGATCGGCTACTCGGTCCTGGCGCTCGCCGGCCTCGTGCTGCTGGGCTACGGCTACGGCCAGTACCGGGCGCACGGCATGATCGAGGTGTGGTCGCCCCCGGTCTGGACCCGGCACCTCGCCCTGCTGCTGGTGCTCTTCGCCTTCATCAGCTTCGTCGCCGCCTACCTGCCGGGGCGGATCAAGACGAAGGCGAAGCACCCGATGCTGCTCGGCGTGAAGATCTGGGCCACCGCGCATCTTCTCGCCAACGGCGATCTCGGCTCGATGATCCTGTTCGGGACGATCCTGGCCTGGGCGGTGATGGCGCGGATCAGCGCCAAGCGTCGCGACGAGGTGAAGCCGCATGGCGGTCCCGTCGTCGCGCAGGCGGGCTGGCGCAACGACGCGCTCGCGGTGGTGATCGGCATTGCCGCCTGGTTCGTCTTTGCGCGGGTGCTGCACCCCTGGCTCATCGGCGTCGCGGTGTGGCCGGGCCAGGCCTGA
- a CDS encoding tetratricopeptide repeat protein produces MMSENEFIREVNDEYRRDRLTQIWSRYSGVFIGLAVLVVLGVGGWRYWQHAQGQQAEAASQRFEEALRRAKDGTPEDAEKAFAGVAAEAPFGYRLLARLRAAAEAGKADPAAGAKAYAAIADDTSVGQSLRDLARLRGALLLVDKDDATALNTLQSLAAPANAFRHTARETLGLVALKKGDFEGAGRWFDQIAADRETPAGLRQRLEIYVGLVAGGPVQVTAAAAPAPAAPPPPVVTDAPAPAQEAPAQEAPAQEAPAPAATR; encoded by the coding sequence ATCATGAGCGAGAACGAGTTCATCCGCGAGGTCAACGACGAGTACCGGCGCGACCGCCTGACCCAGATCTGGTCGCGCTACAGCGGCGTGTTCATCGGTCTCGCGGTGCTGGTGGTGCTGGGCGTCGGCGGCTGGCGCTACTGGCAGCACGCGCAAGGACAGCAGGCGGAGGCCGCGAGCCAGCGCTTCGAGGAGGCGCTTCGCCGCGCCAAGGACGGGACGCCGGAGGATGCCGAGAAGGCCTTCGCGGGCGTCGCCGCCGAGGCGCCGTTCGGTTACCGCCTGCTGGCGCGCCTGCGCGCCGCGGCCGAGGCCGGCAAGGCCGATCCGGCGGCCGGCGCCAAGGCCTATGCGGCGATCGCCGACGACACCTCCGTCGGCCAGTCCCTGCGCGACCTCGCCCGCCTGCGCGGGGCGCTGCTCCTCGTCGACAAGGACGATGCGACCGCGCTCAACACGCTCCAGAGCCTCGCCGCGCCGGCGAACGCCTTCCGCCACACCGCCCGCGAGACGCTGGGCCTCGTGGCGCTCAAGAAGGGCGACTTCGAGGGGGCCGGCCGCTGGTTCGACCAGATCGCCGCCGACCGCGAGACCCCGGCGGGCCTGCGCCAGCGGCTCGAGATCTATGTCGGCCTGGTGGCCGGCGGTCCCGTGCAGGTGACCGCGGCGGCAGCCCCGGCCCCGGCGGCGCCCCCGCCGCCGGTCGTCACCGACGCGCCCGCTCCCGCCCAAGAGGCACCTGCCCAAGAGGCCCCCGCCCAAGAGGCCCCTGCACCCGCGGCGACGCGCTAA
- a CDS encoding EamA family transporter, whose translation MSWQIWALVSAVFTAITAVLARAGSAGAESDAAAFLRSVVILLALGTLCLATGQWQALRALTGRNLGLLGLSGLATAGSWACYFRALKVGGAAQVATLNKLSIVLVAVLGATLLGERLSGVNWLGVGLVVVGAYLLTWRG comes from the coding sequence ATGTCCTGGCAGATCTGGGCGCTGGTCTCGGCCGTGTTCACCGCCATCACGGCCGTGCTGGCCCGGGCCGGCAGCGCCGGGGCGGAATCGGACGCCGCCGCCTTCCTGCGCTCGGTGGTGATCCTGCTGGCGCTCGGGACACTCTGCCTCGCCACCGGCCAGTGGCAGGCCCTGCGGGCGCTCACCGGGCGCAACCTCGGCCTGCTCGGCCTGTCGGGGCTCGCCACCGCCGGCTCCTGGGCCTGCTACTTCCGCGCCCTCAAGGTCGGCGGGGCGGCGCAGGTCGCGACCCTCAACAAGCTGTCGATCGTGCTGGTGGCCGTGTTGGGCGCGACGCTGCTCGGCGAGCGGCTGTCGGGGGTGAACTGGCTCGGGGTCGGGCTGGTGGTGGTTGGCGCCTACCTGCTCACCTGGCGGGGGTGA
- a CDS encoding ANTAR domain-containing response regulator: MPDRATPSPASSAASPGESLTIAVVDPSRARAAILEEGLRAVEGARVVVIPDTADLLDRLSAVSPDVVVIHLESPSRDVLEQMFGVSRLVERPVAMFVDRTDTPMMQAAVDAGISAYIVDGLRAERIKPIIEIAILRFNAFARLQRELSEAKGELADRKLIERAKGILMSAKGLTEDEAYKQLRRKAMNEKRKIVDIARAIVTAADLLG; the protein is encoded by the coding sequence ATGCCCGACCGCGCAACACCGTCTCCGGCCTCCTCCGCCGCCTCGCCGGGCGAGAGCCTCACCATCGCCGTCGTCGACCCGAGCCGCGCCCGGGCCGCGATCCTGGAAGAGGGCCTGCGCGCCGTCGAGGGCGCCCGGGTCGTGGTCATCCCCGACACCGCCGACCTCCTCGACCGGCTCTCCGCCGTCTCGCCGGACGTGGTGGTGATCCACCTCGAGAGCCCGAGCCGCGACGTATTGGAGCAGATGTTCGGGGTCTCGCGCCTGGTCGAGCGGCCGGTGGCGATGTTCGTCGACCGCACCGACACGCCGATGATGCAGGCGGCGGTCGATGCCGGCATCTCGGCCTATATCGTCGACGGTCTGCGGGCCGAGCGGATCAAGCCCATCATCGAGATCGCGATCCTGCGCTTCAACGCCTTCGCGCGGCTGCAGCGGGAGCTCAGCGAGGCGAAGGGCGAGCTGGCCGACCGCAAGCTGATCGAGCGCGCCAAGGGCATCCTGATGAGCGCCAAGGGGCTGACCGAGGACGAGGCCTACAAGCAGCTCCGGCGCAAGGCCATGAACGAGAAGCGCAAGATCGTCGACATCGCCCGCGCGATCGTCACCGCCGCGGACCTGCTCGGATGA